A region from the Vicia villosa cultivar HV-30 ecotype Madison, WI linkage group LG3, Vvil1.0, whole genome shotgun sequence genome encodes:
- the LOC131657104 gene encoding protein FAR1-RELATED SEQUENCE 5-like, translating into MENTDHYDSNYYRYRDSGTSDSESENDSNSVSSAYQSSSDGDGDGDSHNEKFHEFDAVVGDRILKIDALTADEIRAMEFGTVDEANLFYFKYAKCKGFAIRKSDVRRRSTGGGQTIIMRQFVCNKRGLRDTKHLRRLDRKREHRPTTRTNCPARLRVHYNPQKGSYVVSCFEEAHNHELTPSRFIHLHPIYREITAADRAQIDGLQSNGIRTCHIMGYMVAQKGGHDRVGFTKKDLYNYFDSKMRATIKDGDVAAAINYLNVKSSTDPMLYGKYAVGTDGRMKSLFWADGSSRSDYFCFGDVIAFDTTYKKNKYNYPLVIFSGCNHHSQTVIFGAALVSDETTETYKWLLECFLECMENKYPEAVVTDGDGAMRESIKQVFPDATHRLCAWHLNKNATENVKNSEFLKDFQKAMYSNFTKDQFEEFWSKTIKENGLEGNPWVQKTYENRSLWATAYLREKFFARIRTTSQCEAVNAIIKSYVRKKGCIFEFMHNFDQAMRCYRNNELIADFKSMFSEPVMTTQLRALESHAAKVYTTEIFKEVRDEIVKAGSLIVKERLFHNGFKTYRFTKYCCDNYDVEVVYDGETLQCECRLWDSRGIPCSHMFGVMKEEHVSLIPTGLILSRWTKDAKIQYLNMNCNGSDDPNMIELARFGAYCSAFTVFCREASKKEGVYGDIMGDILMLQKKYCSTDDPILASNSAVGDPNIVSSKGAPKKKKNDIKAIRRCSKCNSRTHNARSCLVAENAPSEQNVVMTSRPVTDSFSQVVKNKNGKRGRIGGSSVQNKCTEPPNSRGANVTATSRAEVGSTSIPMPAVYGLHPVLPVVQPVQHPMHLQPVIPLYPTTVAENSGSCFGRLQRPMNNGGT; encoded by the exons ATGGAAAACACCGACCATTATGATTCCAACTACTATCGATACCGTGACAGTGGAACATCTGATTCTGAATCGGAGAATGACAGTAATTCGGTGTCCAGTGCGTACCAAAGTTCAAGTGATGGCGATGGCGATGGTGATAGTCACAATGAAAAATTCCATGAATTTGATGCAGTTGTAGGTGATAGAATACTGAAAATTGATGCCCTTACTGCTGATGAAATTCGTGCTATGGAATTCGGTACAGTTGATGaagctaatttgttttatttcaagTATGCTAAATGTAAAGGGTTTGCCATTAGGAAAAGTGATGTTAGGAGAAGATCGACTGGGGGTGGACAAACAATTATAATGAGGCAGTTTGTATGCAATAAACGCGGTCTAAGAGATACAAAACACTTAAGGAGGCTTGATAGAAAAAGAGAACACAGACCTACGACCCGCACTAATTGTCCCGCTAGGCTTCGTGTGCATTACAACCCCCAGAAGGGTAGTTATGTAGTGTCATGTTTTGAAGAGGCTCACAACCATGAATTAACACCATCTAGGTTTATCCACTTACACCCCATTTATCGTGAGATTACTGCAGCAGATAGAGCTCAGATTGACGGTCTACAGTCAAATGGAATTAGAACTTGTCATATAATGGGGTACATGGTTGCTCAGAAGGGTGGACACGATCGTGTTGGGTTTACAAAGAAGGATCTGTACAATTATTTTGATAGTAAAATGCGTGCTACTATTAAAGATGGTGACGTTGCCGCTGCTATAAATTATCTAAATGTGAAGTCATCTACTGATCCCATGTTATATGGTAAATATGCCGTAGGCACGGATGGACGAATGAAGTCCCTTTTTTGGGCTGATGGAAGCAGTAGATCTGACTATTTTTGTTTTGGCGATGTGATTGCGTTCGACACGACTTACAAGAAGAACAAATACAACTACCCATTGGTTATATTTTCAGGGTGTAACCACCACTCTCAGACAGTTATTTTTGGTGCTGCATTGGTGTCAGATGAAACGACAGAAACGTATAAGTGGTTGTTGGAGTGTTTTTTAGAGTGCATGGAAAATAAATACCCAGAAGCGGTTGTAACAGATGGAGATGGGGCGATGAGGGAATCTATAAAACAGGTGTTTCCGGATGCGACACATCGTTTATGCGCTTGGCATTTGAACAAGAATGCGACTGAGAATGTAAAGAACTCGgaatttttgaaagattttcaaaAAGCCATGTACTCTAATTTTACAAAGGAtcaatttgaagagttttggtcAAAAACAATTAAAGAAAACGGACTTGAAGGAAATCCTTGGGTTCAAAAAACGTACGAGAACAGGTCACTATGGGCAACTGCATATCTACGTGAGAAGTTTTTTGCACGTATAAGAACTACGTCTCAATGTGAAGCCGTCAATGCAATCATCAAGAGTTATGTCAGGAAGAAAggctgcatttttgaatttatgcacAATTTTGATCAGGCTATGAGATGTTATAGAAACAATGAACTGATTGCCGATTTTAAATCAATGTTTTCAGAACCTGTGATGACTACTCAACTGCGTGCCCTTGAGAGCCATGCTGCGAAAGTTTATACCACGGAGATTTTCAAGGAAGTCagagatgaaatagtgaaggctgGATCATTGATTGTTAAGGAAAGGTTATTTCACAACGGATTTAAGACTTATCGATTTACAAAATATTGTTGTGATAACTATGACGTAGAGGTTGTGTATGATGGTGAAACACTTCAATGCGAGTGTAGGTTATGGGATTCTCGTGGGATTCCATGTTCTCATATGTTTGGTGTCATGAAGGAAGAACATGTTAGTCTCATTCCCACCGGTTTGATTTTGTCGAGGTGGACGAAGGATGCAAAAATTCAAtacttgaacatgaattgtaatgGTTCTGATGATCCTAATATGATTGAGCTAGCTCGGTTTGGTGCATATTGTTCTGCATTTACTGTTTTTTGCAGAGAAGCTTCAAAAAAGGAAGGTGTTTATGGGGACATAATGGGTGATATTCTGATGTTACAAAAAAAGTATTGCAGTACGGACGATCCTATTTTGGCATCGAACTCAGCCGTAGGTGATCCAAATATTGTGAGTAGCAAAGGTGctccaaagaaaaaaaagaatgacaTAAAAGCTATTAGGCGATGTTCTAAATGCAATAGTAGAACTCATAATGCAAGGAGTTGTTTG GTTGCGGAAAACGCGCCATCTGAACAAAATGTTGTTATGACGTCGCGGCCAGTAACTGATTCATTCAGCCAAGTTGTGAag AACAAGAATGGAAAAAGAGGTCGCATTGGGGGAAGTAGTGTGCAAAATAAATGTACGGAACCACCGAACTCTCGTGGCGCTAATGTGACGGCGACTTCTCGCGCGGAAGTTGGAAGCACAAGCATACCCATGCCTGCAGTGTATGGATTGCACCCCGTGTTGCCAGTGGTACAACCGGTGCAGCATCCAATGCACTTACAACCGGTAATCCCATTATATCCAACGACAGTTGCAGAAAATTCGGGTTCGTGTTTCGGTAGGCTACAACGACCGATGAACAATGGTGGTACTTGA